From the genome of Amycolatopsis sp. NBC_01488, one region includes:
- a CDS encoding NAD-dependent epimerase/dehydratase family protein: MTIPGTTRRFERAVVTGGAGFVGAHLCELLLEEDIEVIAVDNLATSSADTLDALRRHERFRFVRHDVTQPMPLTCRADVVFHLASAASPRDYLALPIETLRAGSHGTENALDLARRDGARFVLASTSEVYGDPLEHPQREGYWGNVNPVGPRSVYDEAKRYAEALTSAYRREHGVDTGIARIFNTYGPGMRAHDGRMIPAFLDQALKGVPVTVTGTGEQTRSICYVEDTVRGLLALARSDHPGPMNIGNPHELTVRQVAERIKEITGSESPVEYIDAVVDDPQRRCPDIALARDVLGWEPKVDADDGLRRTAAWFRRAPSL, translated from the coding sequence ATGACGATTCCCGGGACGACCAGGCGGTTCGAGCGTGCGGTGGTGACCGGTGGGGCCGGCTTCGTCGGCGCTCACCTGTGCGAGCTGCTGCTCGAAGAGGACATCGAAGTGATCGCCGTGGACAACCTGGCGACGTCCTCGGCGGACACCCTCGACGCGCTGCGCCGCCACGAACGGTTCCGGTTCGTGCGCCACGACGTCACGCAGCCGATGCCGCTGACCTGCCGGGCCGACGTCGTGTTCCACCTGGCGTCGGCCGCGTCGCCCCGCGACTACCTCGCGCTGCCGATCGAGACGCTGCGCGCCGGTTCGCACGGCACCGAGAACGCCCTCGACCTGGCCCGCCGCGACGGCGCCCGGTTCGTGCTCGCGTCCACGAGCGAGGTCTACGGCGACCCGCTCGAACACCCCCAGCGGGAAGGGTATTGGGGCAACGTCAATCCCGTCGGCCCGCGAAGCGTCTACGACGAAGCGAAGCGTTACGCCGAAGCCTTGACGTCGGCCTACCGCCGCGAACACGGCGTCGACACGGGCATCGCCCGGATCTTCAACACCTACGGCCCCGGCATGCGCGCCCACGACGGCCGGATGATCCCGGCTTTCCTCGACCAGGCGCTGAAAGGCGTGCCGGTCACCGTCACCGGCACCGGCGAGCAGACCCGGTCCATCTGCTACGTCGAAGACACGGTCCGCGGCCTGCTCGCGCTCGCGCGGTCGGACCACCCCGGGCCGATGAACATCGGCAACCCGCACGAGCTGACCGTGCGTCAAGTGGCCGAGCGGATCAAGGAAATCACCGGCTCGGAGTCCCCCGTGGAGTACATCGACGCCGTCGTCGACGACCCGCAGCGGCGCTGCCCCGACATCGCCCTCGCCCGGGACGTCCTGGGGTGGGAACCGAAGGTCGACGCGGACGACGGCCTCCGTCGCACAGCGGCGTGGTTCCGCCGGGCACCGTCGCTCTGA